One window of Paludibacter propionicigenes WB4 genomic DNA carries:
- a CDS encoding response regulator, with translation MKIKDLKIGTQLVLGFGAMVLFVIILGIVSNIQADKIHVQTEELYNHPLQLGRVVNNIKIDIFNMRLGTRDLMLAVSDEEKQAAIQSIELASADMQTQFNTLSQKYSGPRSDIDLAYKAMINWKTTRDINTKLALAGKLDEVKKNVAPDGIVGKYRTEFMSRIQVIDNYESRMSKTFYANSNKIKDSLNWGLFILIILILIFSGIIIFLLLVNVKVPIKKLTHIVEAFQSGNMSIRSHYDSQNEIGVLSKAFNSMLQSIQTNEELTHKTAELSQIMLLEEDPGRFFATVLPTLAEQTNSQMAAIYLLSEDKKRFEHLSSFGMSDTSKLTFDIASLEGEFGSVLSTRKVKTIKRIPKDTRFLFHTVSGKIVPREIISIPIISGKEVIAIISLASVRTYSTQSALLIENILDTLTARIEGVLSYQRIQNFSKTLEFQNRELEAQKTEMEAQSSELAEQNRELEMQKIQLHEASRLKTNFLSNMSHELRTPLNSVIALSGVLSRRLNEKIPADELSYLEVIERNGKHLLSLINDILDISRIESGREEVDVSKFIVEELVTDIVSIIKPQAQQKNIDLIKATISKDIVITSDIDKCRHILQNLVGNAVKFTEKGSVSIDVVKTQNAIEISVTDTGIGIAESNIDHIFDEFRQADGGTSRKFGGTGLGLAIAKKYANLLGGTVTVKSILGEGSTFTLSLPENYSVENRIVETPRFETSFKNVTPKFPPANNSPKTILLVEDSEPAIIQIKDFLEESGYNILTATGGSEALDIISHTIPDAMILDLMMPEVDGFEVLKTLREAEPTAHIPVLILTAKHITKEDLKFLKKNNIHQLIQKGDVNRNELLSSVAGMLHLEEEKKISRVIPLLPTEGQASVLIVEDNQDNMTTVKAIIGEKFKIFEAVDGIQGVIMAQKHIPDFILMDIALPGVDGIEAFKAIRNDGKLSHIPIIALTASAMTSDRETILAYGFDAYLSKPIDEKVFFKTINKVLYGK, from the coding sequence ATGAAAATAAAAGATTTAAAAATAGGAACTCAGCTTGTACTTGGCTTTGGAGCAATGGTTTTGTTTGTTATCATCCTCGGAATTGTATCCAATATTCAGGCTGATAAAATACATGTGCAAACTGAAGAACTATATAACCATCCGTTGCAACTAGGGAGAGTCGTAAACAATATAAAAATTGATATCTTCAACATGAGATTGGGAACAAGAGATTTAATGCTTGCTGTTTCTGATGAGGAAAAACAGGCGGCCATCCAATCAATTGAACTAGCTTCTGCCGATATGCAGACTCAATTTAATACTCTTAGCCAGAAATACTCCGGACCGCGTTCAGATATAGATTTGGCTTATAAAGCCATGATAAATTGGAAAACAACGCGTGATATAAATACGAAATTAGCCCTAGCCGGTAAACTAGACGAAGTTAAAAAAAATGTTGCTCCAGATGGAATCGTAGGAAAATACAGAACAGAATTTATGTCCCGAATTCAGGTGATTGATAATTATGAGAGTAGAATGAGTAAAACTTTTTATGCTAATTCCAATAAAATAAAAGACTCATTAAACTGGGGGTTATTCATATTGATTATTTTGATTCTGATTTTCTCCGGAATTATTATTTTTCTGCTTCTAGTAAATGTAAAAGTTCCAATAAAAAAATTGACTCATATTGTCGAAGCATTTCAATCTGGAAATATGAGTATTCGGAGTCATTATGACTCCCAAAATGAAATAGGTGTTTTATCGAAGGCGTTCAATTCGATGTTACAGAGTATACAAACGAATGAAGAATTAACTCATAAAACAGCTGAACTTTCGCAGATAATGTTGCTTGAAGAAGATCCGGGCAGATTCTTTGCAACTGTGTTACCAACACTGGCAGAGCAAACCAATTCTCAAATGGCGGCTATTTATCTACTATCTGAAGATAAAAAACGTTTCGAGCATCTGTCTTCATTCGGCATGTCCGACACATCAAAACTTACCTTTGATATTGCAAGCCTGGAGGGTGAATTCGGATCGGTATTATCTACCAGAAAAGTCAAAACCATTAAGCGCATTCCTAAGGATACGCGTTTTCTGTTCCACACAGTAAGTGGTAAGATTGTTCCGAGAGAAATTATTTCCATCCCCATTATATCCGGAAAAGAAGTGATTGCTATTATTTCATTAGCTAGTGTTAGAACCTATAGCACACAATCGGCATTGCTGATTGAAAATATACTTGATACGTTGACCGCCCGTATAGAAGGCGTACTGTCTTATCAGCGAATTCAAAATTTTTCGAAAACCCTTGAATTTCAAAACCGTGAGCTCGAAGCGCAAAAGACCGAGATGGAGGCTCAATCGAGCGAATTGGCTGAGCAAAACAGAGAGTTGGAGATGCAGAAAATACAATTACATGAGGCGAGTAGGCTCAAAACGAATTTCTTGTCGAATATGAGTCATGAATTACGAACTCCGCTTAATTCAGTTATTGCGCTATCAGGAGTTTTAAGCCGTAGATTGAACGAAAAAATTCCGGCGGATGAGTTAAGTTATCTCGAAGTTATTGAGCGAAATGGTAAGCATCTTCTGTCATTGATTAATGATATTTTGGACATTTCGCGCATTGAATCAGGAAGAGAAGAGGTGGATGTTTCAAAGTTTATTGTTGAAGAACTTGTTACTGACATTGTGTCAATTATTAAGCCGCAAGCTCAACAGAAAAATATTGATCTAATAAAAGCAACAATTTCTAAAGATATTGTGATAACCAGCGATATAGATAAATGTCGGCATATTCTCCAAAATTTAGTAGGAAATGCTGTTAAATTTACAGAGAAAGGGAGTGTGTCAATCGATGTTGTAAAAACTCAGAATGCAATCGAGATATCAGTTACTGATACTGGCATTGGTATAGCCGAAAGCAATATTGACCATATTTTTGATGAATTCAGACAGGCTGATGGGGGTACATCGCGCAAATTTGGTGGTACGGGCTTAGGGCTGGCAATAGCAAAAAAATATGCTAACTTACTGGGCGGAACAGTGACGGTTAAGAGCATACTAGGCGAAGGTTCAACTTTCACACTTTCGTTGCCAGAGAATTATTCGGTAGAAAACAGAATTGTTGAAACCCCACGATTTGAAACGAGCTTTAAGAATGTGACTCCTAAGTTTCCACCGGCTAACAATTCGCCAAAAACAATTTTGTTGGTAGAAGACAGTGAACCGGCAATTATACAGATCAAAGATTTTTTGGAAGAAAGCGGTTACAATATACTCACTGCCACCGGGGGAAGCGAGGCGTTGGATATTATTTCGCACACTATACCGGACGCTATGATTTTAGATTTAATGATGCCAGAGGTCGATGGCTTTGAAGTGCTTAAAACCCTTCGTGAAGCTGAGCCAACAGCACATATTCCGGTGCTGATCCTTACGGCAAAGCATATCACGAAAGAAGATCTCAAATTTTTGAAAAAAAATAATATACATCAGCTTATTCAAAAAGGAGATGTTAACCGCAATGAGCTGCTTAGCTCTGTGGCTGGTATGTTGCATTTGGAAGAAGAGAAAAAAATCAGCAGAGTAATTCCACTCCTGCCAACAGAGGGTCAAGCATCGGTTTTGATTGTTGAAGATAATCAGGATAATATGACTACAGTAAAGGCAATAATAGGAGAAAAGTTTAAAATTTTTGAGGCTGTGGATGGAATTCAGGGTGTAATTATGGCACAGAAACATATTCCTGATTTTATTCTAATGGATATAGCATTACCCGGTGTAGATGGAATTGAAGCTTTCAAAGCAATTCGGAACGATGGCAAGCTGTCACACATTCCTATTATAGCTCTTACTGCCAGTGCAATGACATCCGACAGAGAAACGATTTTGGCGTATGGTTTTGATGCTTATCTGTCTAAACCTATTGATGAAAAAGTCTTTTTTAAAACGATAAATAAAGTACTTTATGGAAAGTGA
- a CDS encoding PocR ligand-binding domain-containing protein: protein MKTEFRIPFPVFGESAEPLAKDIFDVEEIQRIQDLFSDATGVASIITHPDGTPITKPSNFCRLCNDIIRKTEKGCSNCFRSDAVIGTHNLIGPTLQPCLSGGLWDAGASITIGNKHIANWLIGQIRNEDIDENKLISYADEIGANKDEFIEAMREVPVMSTEKFKKIANMLFVYANDLSERIYKEQQLKRKIAELERTYDLLQKSEESLAITLYSIGDGVITTDNRGLITNMNPVAEHLCGWELSDALSLPLVQVFNIVNSETRIGVDNPVNKVLETGKIIGLANHTVLISKTGIEYHIADSAAPIRNKQGQVTGVVLVFSDVTEKYQTEADLRASEHFLKQTQIIGHLGTYLLDVKSGNWTSSDVLDSIFGIQQDFDKSVSGWVSIIHPEWKQVMNDYMVDYVIGGKNKFDKKYKIIRQSDMVERWVHGLGELVYNAAGEPIKMIGTVQDITERKNAAIALRESEELYRSILNASPDAIIIVELDGIISMVSLATLSLYGCADKDELIGKSMFDFVAPVDKQRAYQNVSLMPNGNMGTIIYQIRRADESLFFAEVNGDIIRNQNGQPTRMILVIRDITNRTLAENALKNSQEQLKSFASHLQTVREEERILLAREIHDELGQSLIAIKIDLGMMKQKTLKIIKNKDTENILTIFDNLFSLVDNTIKTTKKIMTDLRPEVLYLVGFTEAVKIQVNKFQERHRINCYYDCSIPDLELNMQKSVALFRILQESLTNVVKHANATSVTILLFSENDKLILEIGDNGVGMDLNQRHKPDSFGLIGMKERMFILDGELKISSQPGKGTKIRIEMPFSEKDNQAT, encoded by the coding sequence ATGAAAACTGAATTTAGAATTCCATTTCCAGTTTTTGGCGAGAGTGCAGAACCATTAGCCAAGGATATTTTTGACGTTGAAGAAATTCAGCGTATACAGGATTTGTTTTCAGACGCAACGGGTGTAGCTTCAATCATTACTCATCCCGATGGCACTCCAATTACAAAGCCAAGTAACTTTTGCAGGTTATGCAATGATATTATTCGCAAGACCGAGAAGGGCTGCTCAAATTGTTTTCGGTCTGATGCTGTTATCGGAACGCATAATCTTATTGGGCCAACCTTGCAGCCTTGTTTGAGTGGAGGTCTGTGGGATGCCGGAGCCAGTATTACCATCGGTAACAAACATATTGCCAACTGGTTAATAGGTCAGATAAGGAATGAGGATATTGATGAAAACAAGCTAATATCTTATGCTGATGAAATAGGGGCAAACAAGGATGAGTTCATTGAGGCGATGAGAGAAGTACCGGTAATGTCAACCGAAAAATTTAAAAAGATTGCTAATATGCTATTTGTGTATGCAAATGATTTATCGGAAAGGATATATAAAGAACAACAGCTGAAACGAAAAATTGCCGAACTGGAGCGAACATATGATTTATTGCAAAAAAGTGAAGAGTCATTGGCAATAACGCTTTATTCCATCGGGGATGGAGTGATTACGACAGATAATCGGGGATTGATAACCAATATGAATCCTGTGGCAGAGCATCTTTGTGGTTGGGAGCTTAGTGATGCCTTATCGTTACCACTAGTTCAAGTGTTTAATATCGTAAATTCCGAAACTCGTATCGGAGTTGATAATCCGGTTAATAAAGTATTGGAAACCGGTAAAATTATAGGGCTGGCCAATCATACCGTTTTAATCTCAAAAACAGGTATCGAATATCACATTGCAGATAGTGCAGCTCCTATTCGAAATAAGCAAGGACAAGTTACCGGCGTAGTACTGGTTTTCTCGGATGTAACTGAGAAGTATCAAACAGAAGCTGATTTGCGGGCGAGCGAGCATTTCCTGAAGCAAACCCAGATAATTGGGCATCTTGGAACCTATTTGCTGGATGTGAAATCGGGAAATTGGACTAGCTCGGACGTGCTTGATTCTATTTTTGGTATACAACAAGATTTTGATAAATCGGTTTCTGGTTGGGTATCCATCATTCATCCTGAGTGGAAGCAGGTAATGAACGATTATATGGTTGATTATGTGATTGGAGGGAAAAATAAATTTGATAAAAAATACAAAATCATTCGCCAATCAGATATGGTCGAGAGATGGGTTCACGGTTTAGGCGAATTGGTATATAATGCTGCCGGCGAACCGATTAAAATGATCGGGACTGTACAAGACATTACCGAACGCAAGAATGCAGCTATAGCTTTGAGAGAGAGTGAGGAGCTATATCGTTCTATACTTAATGCATCGCCTGATGCAATTATTATTGTCGAGTTGGATGGCATTATTAGTATGGTTTCTCTTGCCACTTTGTCATTGTATGGTTGTGCTGATAAGGATGAATTGATAGGGAAAAGCATGTTTGATTTTGTAGCTCCAGTTGACAAACAAAGAGCATATCAAAATGTTTCTCTTATGCCGAATGGTAATATGGGCACCATAATTTACCAAATTCGGAGAGCTGATGAATCGCTGTTTTTTGCTGAGGTTAATGGGGATATTATAAGGAATCAGAATGGGCAACCAACCCGGATGATTTTAGTTATAAGGGATATAACAAACAGAACTCTTGCTGAGAATGCCTTGAAGAACTCGCAAGAACAGTTAAAGAGCTTCGCGTCTCATTTACAAACAGTTCGAGAGGAGGAAAGAATCCTCCTGGCTCGTGAAATTCACGATGAACTCGGTCAAAGCTTAATAGCAATAAAGATAGACTTGGGTATGATGAAGCAAAAGACATTAAAAATCATAAAAAATAAGGATACAGAAAATATTTTGACTATTTTTGATAATCTTTTTTCTTTGGTTGACAATACAATAAAAACAACCAAGAAAATTATGACGGATCTAAGACCCGAAGTCTTATATCTGGTGGGATTTACAGAAGCAGTTAAAATACAGGTAAATAAGTTTCAGGAAAGGCACCGAATTAATTGCTACTACGATTGCTCAATTCCAGATCTTGAATTGAACATGCAAAAGTCTGTAGCATTATTCCGTATTTTGCAAGAGTCTTTAACTAATGTGGTTAAACACGCCAATGCAACTTCGGTGACGATACTTCTTTTTAGTGAAAACGATAAGCTGATTCTTGAAATAGGCGATAATGGAGTAGGAATGGATCTTAACCAAAGACATAAACCTGATTCCTTTGGACTTATAGGAATGAAGGAACGGATGTTTATACTCGATGGTGAGTTGAAAATATCCAGTCAGCCGGGCAAAGGAACTAAAATAAGAATAGAAATGCCTTTTAGTGAAAAAGATAACCAAGCAACATAA
- a CDS encoding PAS domain S-box protein — protein sequence MESDQIKILAIDDNLDNLIIIQALVLESFPYARVIKALSGNEGLLLASKEDPDVILLDIVMPDMDGFEVCRQLKENERLRDIPVVFVTALKGDKESRIKGLEVGGEAFLAKPIDQSELIAQIRAMLKIKIGNIQRRDENIRLAALVEARTLELKKTHSATLNLLEDLKNENEARKKTEEALRASEELYRSVINASPDNITVADLQGNILMVSPRGLELFGYKNSEEIIGKNIEQFLVSSEVQRARNNVESMFRGVFKGPEEYQIYRRDKTILNTEINAEFVRDADGNPSRLVFAIRDNTERKLAQEALRESEEKFRDMANLLPQVVFEMDVNGIITYVNEQAYTIFKYENGTLIGKDSLDLHIPAERKRATGIVQKALLGKRVEDNEFRLVAKDGSIFSALIYSNAIVKDGRNVGARGIIIDITEQKKAEERLRESEEKFREMANMLPQIVFESDVHGNLTYVNKHGFTICGYNEEEGLELLGTNGLDFIKYSDREVAQGVLRDRIAGKPIDSNLYYVKKKDETTFPALIYSNPIYKDNKSVGLRGLIVDITEQKQVEKKLNYVTRLYAFLSQINQEIIRSKNIDELFEIICKLAVQFGQFRMCWVGIYDEATGMLNPIASSGDDDRYLESLKIYPMGENGNGPTGTAFREERMIFCNNIASDPMMSLWKEEALKRGYQSSFAAPIFRKGKAIGTMTLYASEVNFFDDEEQKLLLEIREDISYAIDVIDSEEERKQAEEALEKSRNELKTIYDYAPVMMCVVDEKRQIQFANKAFSSLTGVSEVDLIGDVVGGVVGCINSFESPKGCGHGSKCSECSLRMAMESTFITGEGHQNVEYQSVFRINNVEKDVSLLGSTAIINYGKSKSLLLCLHDITARKQAEDALHKSEMLLRTFIENTPFEIWARDINSVGILENKKLVDHFGSIIGKTPNTDPTIDESLRELWEYNNKRAFEGEMIDEEYTFFWNNEEHVFQQIIFPININSKLIGIAGFNIDITDRKRIEKELIDQKQFFEQMFMQSSLSTQILDKEGWCERVNPKLTQLFGVEAKYMEGKVYNIFEDVEILKKGINKKLERVFTKGKTVEWEMFREIGSTESVPDSSTNENRKAWFSNWAYPIQDRDGETTHVIIQHTDITDRKKAQEALTESQEQLKKFAAHLQNVREEERILLAREIHDELGQILIAIKIDMGMLKQNVLKGIDDQHSAEVLEKFESLSSLVDNTIHTARKIMTDLRPEVLDLLGFIDAVKQHLKAFQNRHKVQCKFENTDNDLQFSSQQAVALFRIIQEALNNVAKHAKATEVKVKLKQKDDSLILEIIDNGVGFDENQKKNHDSYGLIGMKERVFLLDGELAIISGKNTGTTIKITMPYNK from the coding sequence ATGGAAAGTGATCAGATAAAAATTCTTGCCATTGATGATAACTTGGATAATTTAATTATTATTCAGGCACTTGTTCTTGAATCGTTTCCCTATGCAAGAGTTATAAAGGCATTAAGCGGCAATGAAGGTCTTCTGTTAGCTTCTAAAGAGGATCCCGATGTGATTTTGCTTGATATAGTGATGCCGGATATGGATGGCTTTGAAGTTTGTCGACAGTTAAAAGAAAATGAACGGTTACGTGATATTCCCGTCGTTTTTGTCACGGCGCTCAAAGGAGATAAAGAAAGTAGAATTAAAGGACTCGAAGTTGGTGGTGAGGCTTTTCTGGCCAAGCCTATTGACCAAAGCGAACTTATTGCCCAAATAAGGGCTATGTTGAAAATAAAGATAGGGAATATTCAAAGACGCGATGAGAATATACGTCTGGCTGCCCTAGTGGAGGCTCGCACGCTTGAGTTAAAGAAAACACACAGCGCCACCTTAAACCTACTGGAAGATTTAAAAAATGAAAATGAAGCAAGGAAAAAAACCGAGGAGGCTTTACGTGCAAGCGAAGAATTGTATCGATCGGTAATTAATGCATCACCGGATAACATTACTGTAGCCGACTTACAGGGTAATATACTTATGGTTTCACCGAGAGGATTGGAGTTGTTTGGTTATAAAAACAGTGAAGAAATAATTGGAAAAAATATAGAACAATTTCTTGTTTCATCAGAAGTTCAAAGGGCTAGAAATAATGTTGAATCTATGTTTCGGGGAGTTTTTAAAGGACCCGAAGAATATCAGATTTACAGAAGAGACAAAACTATTTTAAATACAGAAATTAATGCAGAATTTGTTCGTGATGCTGATGGTAATCCCAGCAGATTGGTATTTGCTATCCGCGACAATACTGAACGAAAACTAGCTCAGGAAGCTCTTCGTGAAAGCGAAGAAAAATTCCGTGATATGGCCAACCTTTTACCACAGGTGGTATTTGAGATGGATGTGAACGGAATTATTACCTACGTGAATGAGCAGGCTTACACAATATTCAAATACGAGAATGGAACGTTAATAGGCAAGGACTCGCTTGATTTACATATTCCAGCAGAACGAAAAAGAGCAACCGGTATTGTTCAAAAAGCACTTTTAGGAAAACGAGTTGAAGATAATGAGTTTCGGTTAGTAGCCAAAGATGGTTCTATCTTCTCAGCTTTGATTTATTCAAATGCCATTGTTAAAGATGGACGTAATGTAGGAGCCAGAGGTATAATTATTGATATTACGGAGCAAAAGAAAGCGGAAGAAAGACTACGTGAAAGTGAAGAAAAATTCCGCGAAATGGCAAATATGTTGCCTCAAATTGTATTTGAATCGGACGTGCACGGAAACCTGACTTACGTAAACAAACATGGGTTCACGATATGTGGATACAACGAAGAAGAGGGTCTGGAACTGTTGGGTACAAACGGCTTGGATTTCATTAAATACTCAGATCGCGAAGTTGCACAGGGTGTTTTACGTGACAGGATAGCCGGCAAGCCGATTGATAGCAACTTGTACTATGTAAAGAAGAAAGATGAAACGACTTTTCCAGCACTGATATATTCAAATCCTATTTATAAAGACAATAAATCAGTTGGTTTAAGAGGACTTATTGTAGATATTACTGAACAAAAGCAAGTTGAGAAGAAGCTGAATTATGTTACGCGATTGTATGCTTTTCTGAGCCAGATAAATCAGGAAATTATTCGCTCTAAGAATATTGATGAGTTATTTGAAATAATATGCAAATTGGCTGTTCAGTTTGGACAATTCCGCATGTGTTGGGTGGGAATTTATGATGAGGCAACAGGTATGCTAAATCCGATTGCTTCTTCAGGAGATGATGATAGATACTTAGAAAGTCTAAAAATCTATCCGATGGGAGAAAATGGAAATGGCCCTACAGGTACTGCATTTAGAGAAGAAAGGATGATATTTTGCAATAACATTGCCTCAGATCCAATGATGTCTTTGTGGAAAGAAGAAGCACTTAAGCGAGGCTATCAATCATCTTTTGCTGCCCCTATTTTTCGGAAGGGAAAGGCTATTGGAACTATGACTCTCTATGCATCTGAAGTCAATTTCTTTGACGATGAAGAGCAGAAATTATTGTTAGAAATCAGAGAAGATATTTCATATGCTATTGATGTTATCGATTCTGAAGAAGAGCGAAAGCAAGCTGAAGAAGCATTGGAAAAGAGTAGAAATGAGTTAAAAACAATTTATGATTATGCTCCGGTAATGATGTGTGTGGTAGATGAGAAAAGACAAATTCAATTTGCCAACAAAGCATTTTCTTCGTTAACGGGCGTATCAGAGGTCGATTTGATTGGAGATGTAGTAGGAGGAGTAGTAGGTTGTATTAATTCATTTGAAAGTCCTAAAGGATGTGGGCATGGTTCAAAGTGTTCGGAGTGCAGCTTACGCATGGCTATGGAGAGCACCTTTATTACGGGCGAAGGGCATCAGAATGTAGAATATCAATCTGTTTTTAGAATAAATAACGTAGAGAAAGACGTATCACTTTTGGGCTCCACTGCTATTATCAATTATGGTAAAAGTAAAAGTTTACTCTTATGCCTGCACGATATAACTGCCAGAAAGCAAGCCGAGGATGCTTTACACAAAAGTGAAATGTTGCTTCGAACATTTATCGAAAATACACCTTTTGAGATTTGGGCAAGAGATATTAATAGCGTAGGGATTTTAGAGAATAAAAAATTAGTTGATCATTTTGGTTCCATCATTGGCAAAACCCCTAACACTGATCCGACGATTGATGAATCACTCAGAGAGTTGTGGGAATACAATAATAAACGGGCTTTTGAAGGCGAAATGATTGATGAGGAGTACACATTTTTCTGGAATAACGAAGAACATGTTTTTCAGCAAATCATATTCCCGATTAATATAAACTCGAAATTAATCGGAATAGCCGGATTTAATATTGATATTACAGACAGAAAAAGGATAGAAAAGGAATTGATAGACCAGAAGCAGTTCTTCGAGCAAATGTTTATGCAGTCATCTCTCAGTACGCAGATTCTGGATAAGGAAGGTTGGTGCGAGCGAGTAAATCCTAAGTTAACCCAACTTTTTGGAGTTGAAGCCAAATACATGGAAGGGAAAGTATATAATATTTTTGAAGATGTAGAGATTCTGAAAAAAGGGATCAACAAAAAGCTGGAGAGAGTATTCACTAAAGGGAAAACAGTAGAATGGGAAATGTTTAGGGAAATTGGCTCTACCGAAAGTGTTCCTGATTCCTCAACAAATGAGAATAGAAAAGCTTGGTTCAGTAATTGGGCTTATCCTATTCAGGACAGAGATGGTGAAACAACACATGTTATTATTCAGCACACAGATATTACTGATAGGAAAAAAGCTCAGGAAGCGTTGACTGAATCCCAGGAACAATTGAAGAAATTTGCTGCTCACCTTCAAAATGTTCGGGAAGAAGAAAGAATATTGTTGGCGAGAGAAATACATGATGAGTTGGGGCAAATACTCATTGCTATAAAGATAGATATGGGAATGTTGAAACAAAATGTTCTTAAAGGCATTGACGATCAGCATTCGGCGGAAGTCTTAGAAAAATTTGAAAGTCTTTCAAGTTTGGTTGACAATACAATTCATACAGCCCGGAAGATTATGACGGATCTCCGGCCTGAAGTGTTGGATTTGCTCGGATTTATTGATGCGGTAAAACAGCATCTTAAAGCTTTTCAGAACAGGCACAAAGTGCAATGTAAGTTTGAGAACACAGACAATGATTTGCAATTTAGCTCACAGCAAGCCGTAGCTCTTTTTCGTATTATACAGGAAGCCCTCAATAATGTGGCAAAACATGCTAAAGCAACAGAAGTAAAAGTAAAACTTAAACAAAAAGATGATAGTCTGATATTAGAAATCATAGATAATGGGGTCGGGTTTGATGAAAATCAAAAGAAAAATCACGATTCGTATGGACTTATTGGGATGAAGGAACGTGTGTTCTTGTTGGATGGAGAACTTGCAATAATAAGTGGAAAAAATACAGGAACAACTATAAAGATTACAATGCCTTACAATAAATGA
- a CDS encoding response regulator transcription factor: MIKVFIVDDHEIIREGLKKILKEEADLVVVGEAQNGDEVLQNIKDIDCDIMLLDMNMPGRSGLDLIGDLKKLKPHMHILVLSIHPEDKFALRTLKAGASGYVCKDTALEELVVAIRKVFIKGRYLSTTLAEQLAFDFMPDKGEQLPHESLSNREQEIMYLLASGKKVKDIAADLQLSISTVFTYRVRIFEKLKIKSNVELTHYAITNKLVD; the protein is encoded by the coding sequence ATGATTAAAGTATTTATTGTAGACGATCATGAAATTATTCGTGAAGGACTAAAGAAAATATTGAAAGAAGAAGCAGACCTCGTAGTCGTTGGTGAAGCTCAGAACGGAGATGAAGTCTTACAAAATATTAAAGACATCGACTGTGATATAATGTTGTTAGACATGAATATGCCCGGACGCAGTGGTTTGGATTTAATTGGAGATCTGAAAAAACTGAAGCCGCATATGCACATTTTGGTGCTGAGCATTCATCCCGAAGACAAATTTGCACTTCGTACGCTTAAAGCCGGAGCCTCGGGATATGTTTGTAAGGATACAGCGCTCGAAGAGTTGGTGGTAGCCATTCGTAAAGTATTTATAAAAGGCCGGTACCTCAGCACCACGCTGGCCGAACAATTGGCGTTTGACTTTATGCCTGATAAAGGAGAGCAATTGCCACATGAATCCTTGTCGAACCGCGAACAGGAAATTATGTATTTACTTGCCTCGGGTAAAAAGGTAAAAGATATAGCTGCCGATTTACAATTAAGCATTAGTACCGTTTTCACTTATCGGGTACGTATTTTCGAAAAATTGAAAATAAAGAGTAATGTAGAACTAACCCATTACGCCATCACCAATAAACTCGTTGATTAA